A portion of the Fusobacterium nucleatum genome contains these proteins:
- the purD gene encoding phosphoribosylamine--glycine ligase: MKVLIVGSGGREHAIAWKISQNSKVDKIFAASGNAYNKVIKNCENINLKTSDDILNFAIKEKVDLTIVGSEELLVDGIVDKFQENNLTIFGPNKEAAMLEGSKAFAKDFMQKYGVKTAKYQSFIDKEKAIKYLDKISYPVVIKASGLAAGKGVVIAQNRKEAEETLNDMMTNKVFAAAGDTVVIEEFLDGVEISVLSITDSEVIIPFISAKDHKKISEKETGLNTGGMGVIAPNPYYTKTIEEKFIQNILNPTLKGIKAEKMNFVGIIFFGLMVANGEVYLLEYNMRMGDPETQAVLPLMKSDFLNVINSALNKDLKNIKIDWEDKSACCVVMAAGGYPVKYEKGNFISGLEKFDSNKSDNKIFFAGVKEENDKFYTNGGRVLNVVSIKDSLEKAIEEAYKNVKEISFKDNYYRKDIGTLYVPVKY; encoded by the coding sequence ATGAAAGTTTTAATAGTTGGTTCTGGTGGGAGAGAGCATGCAATAGCATGGAAAATTTCTCAAAATTCAAAAGTAGATAAAATATTTGCTGCATCAGGTAATGCCTATAATAAAGTTATAAAAAACTGTGAAAATATTAATTTAAAAACTTCTGATGATATTTTAAATTTTGCAATAAAAGAAAAAGTTGATTTAACAATAGTTGGAAGTGAGGAATTATTAGTTGATGGTATAGTTGATAAATTTCAAGAAAATAATTTGACTATATTTGGACCAAATAAAGAGGCTGCAATGCTTGAAGGTTCAAAAGCCTTTGCTAAAGATTTTATGCAAAAATATGGAGTTAAGACAGCTAAATATCAATCTTTTATTGATAAGGAAAAAGCTATAAAATATTTAGATAAAATCTCTTATCCAGTTGTAATAAAAGCAAGTGGTCTTGCGGCAGGAAAGGGTGTTGTAATTGCACAAAATAGAAAAGAAGCAGAAGAAACTTTAAATGATATGATGACTAATAAAGTATTTGCTGCTGCAGGAGATACTGTTGTAATTGAAGAATTTTTAGATGGTGTTGAAATTTCTGTTTTATCTATTACAGATTCAGAGGTGATAATACCTTTTATATCTGCTAAGGATCATAAAAAAATTTCTGAAAAAGAAACAGGTTTAAATACAGGAGGTATGGGAGTAATTGCACCTAATCCATATTATACAAAAACTATTGAAGAAAAATTTATACAAAATATATTAAATCCTACTTTAAAAGGTATCAAAGCTGAGAAAATGAATTTTGTAGGAATAATATTTTTTGGTTTAATGGTTGCTAATGGAGAAGTATATCTACTTGAATATAATATGAGAATGGGCGACCCTGAAACACAAGCAGTTTTACCTTTAATGAAATCTGATTTTTTAAATGTAATTAATTCCGCTTTAAATAAAGATTTAAAAAATATAAAAATTGATTGGGAAGATAAATCAGCTTGTTGTGTGGTTATGGCAGCAGGTGGATATCCAGTTAAATATGAAAAAGGAAATTTTATAAGTGGTTTAGAGAAATTTGATTCAAATAAATCTGATAATAAAATTTTCTTTGCAGGAGTAAAAGAAGAAAATGATAAATTCTATACTAATGGTGGTAGAGTTTTAAATGTAGTTTCTATCAAAGATAGTTTAGAAAAAGCTATTGAAGAAGCTTATAAAAATGTAAAGGAAATTTCATTTAAAGATAATTATTATCGTAAAGATATAGGAACTCTATATGTACCAGTTAAATATTAA